A stretch of DNA from Columba livia isolate bColLiv1 breed racing homer chromosome 11, bColLiv1.pat.W.v2, whole genome shotgun sequence:
CCCGCCTTGGCAGAGGGCCAGCCCCTTTTCCCAGCACACATCTGTAGGATGCAATTGAATCCCTTCTCCTCCAGCGTGATCCAAGCTGGCAGGCGAACAGCACAAAGCAGGAGACAATGCGGAGATGTGCAGCCAGCGGGACCTGCTTCTCTCTGCCTGATAACCTGTTAGACCCAATATAAGCAAAACGTGCCCTGAGGTGTTTCGTTCTAGCTCTCCGCTTGGGCATTCATGGGGACCGCTTGAAGCAAGTTTAAGGCTCCTGCAGGACAAGGAATCTACAGAATAAATTGCTGCTGACTGTTCTGGAGAGAGCAGAAGCTACgctggctgcaggaggagagTGGGTGTGTGGCAGAGCGTGCTGGCAAAGGGTCTGTGGCGAGCTGCCACGATCTGGCCGGCAGTCACTGGAAGGCAATGACGTCTCGCACCGGAATAGGAAGAGACGTGCAAAGCTTTCACTGCAATAAGCAGCAAACCTGTGGTTTGTGAAAAGGCTGAGAGGCTCAGCCTCATTAACTGGTACCATCACGGTGAGGATTCTGCTGTGGCTTACTCAGATCTCTGTTGGCTTAGAAGACACGGATGTTACTGGAAAGATCTCTGGAGAAAACAATTTGCCAGTTTTTCATCATGCCCTTACGGGAATGAAAAGAATTCAGGGCTCTTGAATTATACAGCACAAGATGGGAAGGGCTATATAGGTCACACAGTCTGCAGCTCTGAGTGCTGCTCCTCCCAATGTTTTGCCATATGCACTAATCAAATTAGTCTCTGCTATGCACCTTagagaacatttttaaagtacCTGGTCTCTTGCAACTAGGGAATCtgtgggaaagagaagggaaaggagtaggagaaaacagagagaatctatttttcttcctaaatgtcCTTGTAAACACGATGAGCTCACCTGAGTTAAGACTTTTTAATAGCGCGTaaaaatttggaaaatattGGAGGTCTTCAAAATTATCTTCAGAAGGCagctcatttcttctttccaagGCATTAGATGGTGACCAGGTGTTGTCCAGTGTATCATCAGTTTCTCCATTAATGAAACTATCCTTAGCAGCGTTGCTTAGTATCTCCacaaaagacattaaaaaaatataagcacATTGCTTCTGGTGATAGAGTTAATAGAGCAACAAACAGCATCATAATCTTATGTCAACACTTTCCTAATTATGAGATAAAGACTATGCTGTTTTTCCAAAGCTATTTCAATTTGGGATCTGGCTTAAACCTCAAAGTAACTCATGATACGTTCTCCTATCTGATGGAATTTCTTAAAGAACACCTTTAGTTTCCAGATTGCACTAATTATTCCCTAAAGCAAAGCCGTGTACTGGTCTACTTGTATCATTTGGCAAGTGAGTCAAAATGATTAGCTACGAAATTACCATTTTTTCcggttgcttttcttttgtatcactggctgctctgcttGGAGGGTAACTGAAGCCTTCAGACTCCTTCTCACGATCCTTCGCTTCATTTGCGATTAGCTGCTGTAAAACCTCTGCCACTTCATCTTCCAGCGTGTAGGCCTGACTCTCTGTGATCTGTTGAAATATTTGTGCAGAGTACTTATAGGATAGTGTTTTTCCTAGATTAAAACATCAATATGAGACCTGAGCTTTGTAAATAGGTTGCTTTAAATATGTTTGCTTCAAAGCTCAGCACAGCCAAATTAGGTGTAATACCTTCACTgatatgtgtgtatacatgtatTCATATATATACACGTCTCTAtctatatacatgtatatacacacacatacaaacactTATCAATGATGTGTGTATACATAAAAAGCACCCACCCACACATATTGTCTCCAGTAGGAAAACAAGCCCATATGGGGCTTAACACAACGGAGTCCAGCTTGAAAGACGGAGCTGCAAGTGAAGCATACCTGTGTATGTGCATGAGTGTGTGTATAAATGTATGTGTTCTGCAGCATACCTATGTACAACTGGATAACTACGACAAAATACAGTAATgcagaaaggggaaaaccaaATAGCTTTCTATGGCATCATTAAAATGTTCTCTCTTTGCTTCATAGCAGTGTTGCTTGTGTGAAAGCTCGGCCATGCAGCTGTCCCACAGCTCCCTTTGTAATCAGTGGGACCCAGCAACGGCTGATTGCAAAATCCACTGCAGAAAAGATAGggttagtattttaaaatgtaaggaTCCCATATTGCAAAGGCTAAAACCATTGGGACATCCAGAGGTCAGAGACAAATGCAGCCTTGCTAAAAACCAGTAACAACGAGAAATGCATCCTTAACTAACCAGCATCATTGTATGTCTGCTCGTGACAATAATTAGTAGGTGGATAGGAATGAGCTCAGACCCCGAATGCCCCTCATTTTCACTCAAGTCAGCATTAATAGCTGGACACAAAGAGCATTAAACCAACCCACAAAGCAGCTGAATGAAGTATTAGCAAGATACTCACGAGCCCCAGATTTAGAAGTTTTGAAACGATCTTGTCAAACACTCCTCTATCATTTTCCTCGTAAATTCTTGCAGCAATTTTTTGAACAATGTCTTCAGCAGTCAAAGGAGTGCCGTCTAACTGATGGAGGCCATCTGGATCATCTGAAAGGATTACAGTTTAACTGTGTGCCGACTGTCCTAACTCATTTGGATTAGACATCTTGTAAAAAATATCTGCCCacatctttttctcttcagaacAAAGCTGCACTTTTGAAACACAGTAGGAATATATTCCATACACACTTTGGAATCCAGCACATCAGTCCCAATGAAAAATTCTTTGTGTCCATTTTCCACAtctgaaaaatgtctttctgcCTGGCTTTTTAAAGAGCAGAGATGACTATTAGGAGCACGCTCTCCTGTTCCTAGGAAAAGTTGTAAGAATGAGAGAACACTGCTCACACATCCCCTCATACGCATCTTCCTGCTATCTACTGTCATTGTGTGGCCCCCTAGTTCAGAACAGATCCTGACAAACGCCGATTTCAGCAAACGAAGTTTTAATTATGTAATCATTACTTATGGCAAATAATATTACATGACCAATGGGAAAGTGTATATGATGAGTAAGCTGCGGTCTGTGATGAGCAAACTTTGATATAATTAAAAACATCCTGAGCTAAATGCTGCTCACAACTCTCAGCGGATTTGAACTGCAAGTCAATTAACTACTCCTGTAGTAAAGGCAAAGATTATTTGGCCCTTGGAAACTTCTTTCAGGTTTGTGATGAAGAGAATTATCTAACATTGCAAGTAACATTTGAAACAAATATATGTGATTTAGCTCTGCATAAAAGTGCTTCTTCCTTTCAAACcagaatacattttcatttaaaatgtgtcCCATTTTCCTTCCATCAAATCAAAATTGCTAAAAACCATAATGCAAATTACACTGTTGGGTTTTCCTCCATGGAAGAAGACTGTGAAAATCAACAGCAAGTGTTTTATATTGTGTTTCAAAACCTAATTGTAATACGACAAGAATACAACTGGAAAGAATTGAAACTGCACACCAGTAACAAATAGAGCTCTTTTCTACTGGTGAATACAACATTCGTAACTGCAATCAGTTTGCAAGAGAAACCTAACCTAAAAGTCACCGAAAGATGATTACAGAATACCTTGGAATTTATAATCCAGTCCACTTTTAGTGGAGTCATAGTCATCCACGAGCCTGCGGTTCTTGGTGGAGTCTGCATCGTCAATGGCCAGCTGCTGTTCATACAACGAGCTTCTAATTGACTCCCTCTCCTTCGCATTCCTCTCCCTTTCTGCTACCGCTTTTAGCAGGTTCAGGTCATCAACAAAGGAATAATTCCTGAACTCTGGcttattttctggaaaacatATCAACGCACACATGACATAAAATCTTATACCATCATGAATATCACTATAAAGCAAAGACAGATGTTTTACCTGTGGGAGCTATTTTCCTGTTCTTGTCTGCCTCAGCTTCAGCAATCtgataatacaaaaataaaacaaacaaaccaacaaaaaggcagaaggaataAATACACCAAAATGTGTGACCCCTTAATTTATCAATATCAGCAGAAGCCTTAATGCCTGATCTTCCCTCTTAGTAAGAAGTTGACGTTAAGAAGCAGAACATGATTAAGTGGTTGGCACTTTTTGTCAGTACCAAGGCATCCTCTGATCAGAATCAGACACTCTGAGAAGCTGAAATAGACTTTCCATTTTACAATAAATGCCAGTTAcgtttttcttcttcagcccAAGCTCCCGGTCGATCAATACCAAGGGGTTACACACCTATGAGCTGTTGGAGCTGACAACCTGCTTTTGGAATGCTGGACAGTAAAACTCTACGTGCTAGTTCTTAAAATTATTGAAACCCTATTTTGTACCCAGCCCCATCAATATTTACTTTACtggcaaatgtatttttaagtgatttGTTGAGCCATTAGGATATTCATGGATCTGGTACCTGAAGGCTCAACATATTATGAGAATACCCAAACTAAAAtacactgtaaatattttacatttcactTACCTGTTCCTCCAAAGGTCTTTCTACACTTAATTGCCTGTTGTGTATAGATTTATCTAGAATAAATGAACACACATATATACTCAGTTATATGATGCATGTGACTACAAAGAGACAgcacattttttcttaatttattgttttctccCATAAAACATGGTGTTTTAAATATGACGCCAACTGCTagttcatgtaaaaaaaaaaatcagtgttccTAGAAGATTGagaatacaataaaaatgtcgaacatttaaaacaatatgATTGTTTGGGGCATAGGGAGGGGCTCTGCAAATGAGGTAACAAACACAGATGTAGACTCAGGGACCCCTTTCTGATgagaaaactcaaaaaaaaattgGGGGGAAAAATGCTGTAAGAGATTGACTAAAATAGCAATAATCGGATTGGCACAACCGGGAGATTAAAAATCTCTTACATCCAGTATACCAGGGGAGACAGGGAGCAAGAGAGAGACTTGTGCAGAAACTGCTGTAGAATAGACGAAAACGTTGCTtggaaaaggctgaaaaaattcAGAGCTTTTCCCTCTACCGGCATCTATGTCTTTGCTTTAATATTATATTGCAACTTCCGTGATCCAGCGTCTTGCACCAGGAATATTGCTTCTTTAGGATCTAATTTCTTTTAGCCAAGTGGAAGGaaagtttttcctttcctccactTACACCCTGCAAAACTTTGCCCCTCTCGGAGCAATCGCGTTACCGAAGGCGCTTACCTTGGCCCGCGGGCTTCGGGAAGCCATGCACCCGGCTCGCCAGCAGCGACAGCACCTGCACCGCGACCGCCAGCCGGAGGAACATCCTGCGGCCGCCCGGCCCTGCAGGGCGAGCCCGGCCCGGGGACGGGGCCGCTGCCCGCGGGGCTCCTGCCGCGCTGCCCTGCGCGCCCCTGCGCGGCCCCGGGCGCTGTCCAGCGGCGCGGTGCTGAACCGCACGGCAGAGCCGACCGCCGCGCTCGGCCGCTCGTCCCCGCGCCCGCAGAAATGGTCGATCCCGTCCCCGCCGCCGGTCCCGGGCAGGGGGGAGGAGACGG
This window harbors:
- the SCG3 gene encoding secretogranin-3 isoform X1, with amino-acid sequence MFLRLAVAVQVLSLLASRVHGFPKPAGQDKSIHNRQLSVERPLEEQIAEAEADKNRKIAPTENKPEFRNYSFVDDLNLLKAVAERERNAKERESIRSSLYEQQLAIDDADSTKNRRLVDDYDSTKSGLDYKFQDDPDGLHQLDGTPLTAEDIVQKIAARIYEENDRGVFDKIVSKLLNLGLITESQAYTLEDEVAEVLQQLIANEAKDREKESEGFSYPPSRAASDTKEKQPEKMILSNAAKDSFINGETDDTLDNTWSPSNALERRNELPSEDNFEDLQYFPNFYALLKSLNSETEAKEKETLITIMKTLIDFVKMMVKYGTITPEEAVSYLENLDTMIAEQTKKRLENPSTKARTKLPADKSSEEADSTKEEAAKMEKEYEISKDSTKNEEQKAAGNSEEPRGKAEAYLEAIRKNIEWLKKHNKQDYDLSKLRDFIDQQADAYVDEGILDKEEADVIKRIYGSL
- the SCG3 gene encoding secretogranin-3 isoform X2; this encodes MFLRLAVAVQVLSLLASRVHGFPKPAGQDKSIHNRQLSVERPLEEQIAEAEADKNRKIAPTENKPEFRNYSFVDDLNLLKAVAERERNAKERESIRSSLYEQQLAIDDADSTKNRRLVDDYDSTKSGLDYKFQDDPDGLHQLDGTPLTAEDIVQKIAARIYEENDRGVFDKIVSKLLNLGLITESQAYTLEDEVAEVLQQLIANEAKDREKESEGFSYPPSRAASDTKEKQPEKMILSNAAKDSFINGETDDTLDNTWSPSNALERRNELPSEDNFEDLQYFPNFYALLKSLNSETEAKEKETLITIMKTLIDFVKMMVKYGTITPEEAVSYLENLDTMIAEQTKKRLENPSTKARTKLPADKSSEEADSTKEEAAKMEKEYEISKDSTKNEEQKAAGNSEEPRGKAEAYLEAIRKNIEWLKKHNKQGNKEDYDLSKLRDFIDQQADAYVDEGILDKEEADVIKRIYGSL